In a single window of the Neisseria subflava genome:
- a CDS encoding RnfABCDGE type electron transport complex subunit B yields MTIPIQSISRLLPQTQCRECGYEGCLPYARALSAGEAPVNLCAPGGETVMKDIANLLGKPYLAPAKTQIKAVALIDEAVCIGCTACIRACPVDAIMGASKLMHTVISDECTGCGLCVTPCPVDCIDMVPVSQPFLPSARRFSTSAEPRFAAAEHAQSRFERHTARKQRDDAERKALLAQREAAVKAKQAAQAQTQTAAPSAAFNPMDLIAKAMAKAQSQQDKLVSSDNREDFKAQQIEEAKERAELRRAQRDAKYGNEAEKAAAIEFLRRHKAEQEAAKEAR; encoded by the coding sequence ATGACCATTCCCATCCAAAGCATCAGCCGCCTGTTGCCGCAAACCCAATGCCGTGAGTGCGGCTATGAAGGCTGCTTACCCTATGCGCGCGCCCTGTCGGCAGGAGAAGCGCCGGTAAACCTGTGCGCGCCGGGTGGGGAAACCGTCATGAAAGACATTGCCAACCTGTTGGGCAAGCCATACCTCGCTCCGGCAAAAACACAAATCAAAGCCGTAGCCCTGATTGACGAAGCCGTCTGCATCGGCTGTACCGCCTGCATCCGCGCCTGCCCTGTCGATGCCATTATGGGCGCGTCCAAACTGATGCACACCGTCATCAGCGACGAATGCACCGGCTGCGGCTTGTGCGTTACCCCCTGCCCCGTCGACTGCATCGACATGGTTCCCGTATCGCAGCCCTTCCTGCCGTCCGCACGCCGTTTCAGCACCTCTGCCGAACCGCGCTTTGCCGCCGCCGAACACGCACAAAGCCGTTTCGAACGCCATACCGCGCGCAAACAGCGCGACGATGCCGAACGCAAAGCCCTGCTGGCGCAACGCGAAGCCGCCGTCAAAGCCAAACAGGCCGCACAGGCACAAACCCAAACAGCCGCACCAAGCGCCGCATTCAACCCCATGGATTTGATTGCCAAAGCCATGGCAAAAGCGCAATCACAACAGGATAAACTCGTCTCCTCCGACAACCGCGAAGACTTCAAAGCGCAACAAATCGAAGAAGCTAAAGAACGCGCCGAACTGCGCCGCGCCCAACGTGATGCCAAATACGGCAACGAAGCCGAAAAAGCCGCCGCCATCGAATTTCTGCGCCGTCACAAAGCCGAGCAGGAAGCGGCCAAAGAAGCCCGCTGA
- a CDS encoding YchJ family protein: MTATLCPCQSGRVYTECCAPFHAREAAASTAEELMRSRYSAYVLQEIDYIVDTTVPAQQNLLDKQDLAAWSKQTQWSGLKVIRHVPFGKLHALVEFEAYFEENGQTECHHELSAFVKIDGRWYFIDPTVALPTMKQPCLCGSGKKFKACCGQFFK; encoded by the coding sequence ATGACGGCTACACTTTGCCCCTGTCAGTCGGGGCGTGTTTATACGGAATGTTGCGCACCGTTTCATGCGCGTGAGGCGGCGGCTTCGACGGCGGAAGAGTTGATGCGCTCGCGTTACAGCGCGTATGTTTTGCAGGAAATCGACTATATCGTGGACACGACCGTCCCTGCGCAGCAGAATTTGTTGGACAAGCAGGATTTGGCGGCATGGAGTAAGCAGACGCAGTGGTCGGGATTGAAGGTTATCCGTCATGTGCCGTTTGGCAAGCTGCATGCTTTGGTCGAGTTTGAGGCGTATTTTGAAGAGAACGGGCAAACTGAGTGCCATCATGAATTGTCGGCGTTTGTGAAAATAGACGGGCGTTGGTACTTTATTGATCCGACCGTTGCTTTGCCGACGATGAAACAGCCTTGTTTGTGCGGTTCTGGCAAAAAGTTTAAGGCGTGTTGCGGACAGTTTTTCAAATAG
- a CDS encoding SH3 domain-containing protein translates to MRYLASLLLLCSALTHAAPQNGFALVHDADGHTNLRERPDLKAKVLAKIPNGTPLECIEELSENRSDFCFVQLQQANADDSGFIHYSRLTFPASDKNFVRLREQSGHDDTLTLSGNGQKVHIVARRIHPKRSDFSGISKDKYTARFYQGKPFYGTDYVIPKSVFALERITLNGQAVPAAELQGLFSPDFAATARGSNVYQGWKAYYRHSDKTLYLFGRQGSDGDPFGVCFIFKDSKFQRRYLWGAAI, encoded by the coding sequence ATGCGTTACTTAGCTTCCCTCTTATTATTGTGTTCCGCCTTAACCCATGCCGCGCCGCAAAACGGCTTTGCCTTGGTTCATGATGCCGACGGACACACCAACTTACGCGAACGCCCCGATTTGAAAGCCAAAGTCTTGGCAAAAATTCCCAACGGCACACCGTTGGAATGTATAGAAGAACTCAGTGAAAACAGGTCGGACTTCTGTTTTGTTCAGCTGCAACAGGCAAACGCCGACGATTCTGGCTTTATCCATTACAGCCGTTTAACATTTCCCGCCTCCGACAAAAACTTCGTCCGCCTGCGCGAACAATCTGGTCATGACGATACACTGACTTTGTCCGGCAACGGTCAAAAGGTACACATCGTAGCCCGCCGCATTCACCCAAAACGCAGTGATTTCTCGGGTATCAGCAAAGACAAATACACCGCGCGATTCTATCAAGGCAAACCTTTCTATGGTACAGACTACGTCATCCCCAAAAGCGTGTTCGCGCTTGAGCGTATCACGCTAAACGGTCAAGCGGTTCCCGCTGCCGAACTGCAAGGACTGTTCTCGCCCGATTTTGCCGCCACCGCACGCGGCAGCAATGTATATCAAGGCTGGAAAGCCTATTACCGCCACAGCGATAAGACGCTTTACCTGTTCGGCAGACAAGGTTCGGACGGTGATCCTTTCGGCGTCTGCTTTATATTTAAGGACAGCAAATTCCAGCGCCGTTATTTATGGGGTGCTGCGATTTAA
- a CDS encoding ABC transporter ATP-binding protein, which produces MIQIQSLSHHYPKAETAALDNVSFDIADGECLGLLGHNGAGKTTLMSLLAGLQEVRQGEILFDGKPLRLLSRNERQKIGLVPQDFAFYPQLSVWDNLLFFASLYKVRDKGRLNTLLEQTDLTTHKNKAAKHLSGGLKRRLNFAIGLINSPQLVFLDEITVGIDPQSRRFILDSVADLTRQGVTVVYTSHYLSEIEQLCDKIALLQHGKLVYHGGLDELLSTQTGVVLFTVEPPLPPQTLTALGAKQVDSRGMMETTHDAAAVYAALQQSGAQIRYFQQGHGSLETFYLDFLRKDKPATDKQNPQ; this is translated from the coding sequence ATGATTCAAATCCAATCCCTCTCCCACCATTATCCCAAAGCCGAAACTGCCGCGCTGGACAATGTGTCGTTCGATATTGCCGACGGCGAATGTTTGGGGCTGCTCGGCCACAACGGTGCGGGGAAAACGACGCTGATGTCGCTTTTGGCCGGCTTGCAGGAAGTACGGCAGGGCGAAATTTTGTTTGACGGCAAGCCGTTGCGCCTGTTAAGCCGCAACGAGCGGCAAAAAATCGGTTTGGTGCCGCAGGATTTCGCGTTTTATCCGCAGCTTTCGGTGTGGGACAACCTGCTGTTTTTCGCCTCACTTTACAAAGTGCGCGACAAAGGCCGTCTGAACACGCTGTTGGAGCAGACCGACCTGACCACCCACAAAAACAAAGCGGCAAAGCATCTTTCGGGCGGGCTTAAACGCCGTCTGAATTTTGCCATCGGCCTGATTAACTCTCCACAACTGGTGTTCCTCGACGAAATCACGGTAGGCATCGACCCGCAGTCGCGCCGCTTTATCCTCGACAGCGTGGCGGATTTGACACGGCAGGGAGTAACCGTGGTTTATACCTCACACTATCTGTCGGAAATTGAGCAGCTTTGCGACAAAATCGCGCTGCTGCAGCACGGCAAGCTGGTGTACCACGGCGGTTTGGACGAGCTTTTAAGTACGCAAACAGGTGTCGTGCTCTTTACCGTCGAACCGCCACTGCCGCCTCAAACGCTGACTGCTTTGGGTGCCAAGCAAGTGGACAGCCGCGGCATGATGGAAACGACGCACGATGCCGCCGCCGTTTACGCCGCCCTGCAACAAAGCGGCGCACAAATCCGCTACTTCCAGCAGGGACACGGTTCGCTGGAAACGTTTTACCTTGATTTCCTGCGCAAAGACAAACCGGCAACAGATAAGCAAAATCCACAATGA
- a CDS encoding BtrH N-terminal domain-containing protein, with protein sequence MTTQEFPHQHTAHCESGVMSTLLKYHGHNLDEAMIFGIAHALTFVWMPLIKLNGMPLVSYRTAPRSIIKNTCKALGLKLSVRKFSDAQRGQAALDAALSSGKLAGLQTSVFWLPYFPPQMRFHFNAHNLLVYGKDGNDYLISDPVFETVQRCAAEDLQRARFAKGVLAAKGMMYTLEDNRPSEKIMADLPAIIRKAIRKNAKHMLAPVFFIGVKGIRTLAKKIESLPAKQNDKYQKLFLGHLVRMQEEIGTGGAGFRYIYAYFLEQAAHICNEPAFQTASEQMTAIGDQWRQFAAMCVKQCKKPSENGCRNIAEFLRKIADDEEALWRGLLK encoded by the coding sequence ATGACCACACAAGAATTTCCACACCAGCATACCGCCCATTGCGAAAGCGGTGTGATGTCCACCCTGCTCAAATACCATGGCCACAATTTAGATGAAGCCATGATTTTCGGCATTGCCCATGCGCTGACATTTGTCTGGATGCCGCTGATCAAATTAAACGGCATGCCGCTGGTTTCTTACCGTACCGCGCCGCGCAGCATCATCAAAAACACCTGCAAGGCATTGGGGCTGAAATTGTCTGTCCGCAAATTTTCCGACGCACAAAGAGGACAAGCCGCATTGGATGCCGCGCTATCCTCAGGCAAACTGGCCGGTTTGCAAACCTCCGTCTTTTGGCTGCCCTACTTCCCGCCGCAAATGCGCTTCCATTTCAACGCACACAATCTTTTAGTGTACGGCAAAGACGGCAACGACTACCTCATCAGTGACCCCGTATTTGAAACCGTGCAACGCTGCGCCGCCGAAGATTTGCAGCGTGCGCGCTTCGCCAAAGGTGTATTGGCGGCAAAAGGCATGATGTACACCTTGGAAGATAACAGGCCGTCTGAAAAAATCATGGCAGACTTACCCGCCATTATCCGCAAAGCCATACGCAAAAACGCCAAACATATGCTCGCGCCGGTCTTTTTCATCGGCGTAAAAGGCATCCGCACGCTGGCAAAAAAAATCGAATCCCTGCCTGCCAAACAAAACGACAAATACCAAAAACTGTTTCTTGGCCATTTGGTGCGGATGCAGGAAGAAATCGGTACCGGCGGCGCAGGTTTCCGCTATATCTACGCCTACTTCCTCGAACAAGCCGCTCATATCTGCAACGAACCTGCGTTTCAGACGGCCTCAGAACAAATGACCGCCATCGGCGACCAATGGCGCCAATTCGCAGCAATGTGTGTGAAACAGTGCAAAAAGCCGTCTGAAAATGGTTGCCGCAACATTGCCGAATTTCTGCGCAAAATTGCGGATGATGAAGAAGCGTTATGGCGGGGATTATTGAAATAA
- a CDS encoding ABC transporter permease, with protein MTISSLLKELKLLCRDLHGLAVLFVMPIAFMLIMSLALSRDQDPHTDSRIALVGATNDSINTALAAALEKEQIHVTRTPSEKLTDAQNGLHDKRFQLVLHNPNPASGKIADDKALQIYVPPDTEPSWLAAVKGVLQQHYTETRLDAYFDNNDGIKIDNKKLPRSIRKDIQKKVDEKNDEQFAAVRSFLDKKMLEEHYLSAGSGTVEKPNAVQHSVPAWLIFGMFFIMIPLSNVMALERQTNTITRLRLARASASGLIAAKLVPYFLINQLQFVGMLLLGRYLLPEIGVPALILNGSLVPYALLSAAVSASALGYALLISVCSKSTEHAVVLGGGGIILMAAIGGIMVPAHVMPETMQQLTWISPMAWGLKAFQELLLNRSGLNGIGQYLLLLSAFSFTTLTAAVLVYRRQLQTQVRF; from the coding sequence ATGACGATTTCCTCCCTCCTCAAAGAACTCAAACTGCTCTGCCGCGACCTGCACGGTTTGGCCGTGTTGTTTGTGATGCCCATCGCCTTCATGCTGATTATGTCGTTGGCGCTAAGCCGCGACCAAGATCCGCACACTGACAGCCGTATCGCGCTGGTTGGTGCAACAAACGACAGTATCAATACCGCGCTGGCCGCCGCTCTGGAAAAAGAGCAGATTCATGTTACGCGGACGCCGTCTGAAAAACTGACCGACGCGCAAAACGGCCTACACGACAAGCGTTTTCAACTGGTGCTGCACAACCCGAACCCCGCTTCCGGCAAAATCGCCGACGACAAAGCCCTGCAAATCTATGTACCGCCCGATACCGAGCCTTCATGGCTGGCGGCTGTCAAAGGCGTTTTGCAGCAGCACTACACCGAAACGCGGCTAGACGCCTATTTCGACAACAACGACGGCATCAAAATCGACAATAAAAAACTGCCCCGCTCCATCCGTAAAGACATCCAGAAAAAAGTCGATGAAAAAAACGACGAACAATTCGCCGCCGTGCGCAGCTTTTTAGATAAAAAAATGCTGGAAGAACACTATCTGAGTGCAGGCAGCGGCACGGTGGAAAAACCCAACGCCGTACAACACAGCGTTCCCGCATGGCTGATTTTCGGTATGTTTTTCATCATGATACCGCTGTCGAACGTTATGGCGCTGGAACGCCAGACCAACACCATCACCCGCCTGCGTCTCGCCCGCGCCTCCGCGTCCGGCCTGATTGCCGCCAAACTCGTTCCCTATTTCCTGATTAACCAGCTTCAGTTTGTCGGAATGCTGCTGCTCGGCCGCTACCTATTACCCGAAATCGGCGTACCCGCCCTCATACTCAACGGCAGCCTTGTTCCCTACGCGTTGCTGTCCGCTGCCGTCAGTGCCTCCGCCCTTGGCTACGCGCTATTAATCAGCGTCTGCTCCAAATCCACCGAACACGCCGTCGTCCTCGGCGGCGGCGGCATTATCCTGATGGCGGCAATCGGCGGCATTATGGTGCCTGCACACGTCATGCCCGAAACCATGCAGCAACTTACTTGGATTTCCCCGATGGCTTGGGGCTTGAAGGCTTTTCAGGAATTACTGCTCAACCGCAGCGGCTTGAATGGAATCGGCCAGTATCTGCTCTTATTGTCTGCATTCTCTTTTACCACACTGACTGCTGCCGTATTGGTTTATCGTAGGCAGTTGCAGACGCAGGTAAGGTTTTAA